One stretch of Prunus persica cultivar Lovell chromosome G1, Prunus_persica_NCBIv2, whole genome shotgun sequence DNA includes these proteins:
- the LOC18790133 gene encoding GPI mannosyltransferase 3, with protein sequence MRQRQSVAVSSAADTDRTENPIPSKSDPQQKKAQSFDFLGSSKKVFALCFAFRIANALLVQTYFNPDEHWQALEVAHRITFGFGHLTWEWEKGIRSYLHPLLFALLYKLLAVLGLDTPWFMVRAPRLFQSFFSAIGDLYLYKLSVILFGHCVAKWALFSQLTNWFMFYCLTRTLSNSLETVLTLVSLYYWPCLRPSSSKLPLESRKWGLIIAALACAIRPTSAIIWLYVGLLELFVTRDRLRFIFLEVAPMGVLVLGLTFLLDRLMYGSWVLVPLNFLKFNFLSAGGDYYGTHKWHWYFTQGFTVMIFSFLPFSVAGIMQSKHWKLSGLIAWVLGLYSVLGHKEFRFVLPVLPIALIFSGHSLAALRTTISANGRGKESSNIHRTCPAKMQVAIFFLLATNIPMALYMSLVHQRGTEDVTYYLSKEVLDGKVTNILFLMPCHATPYYATVHHNLPMRFLDCSPREEKGIPDESDHFMIDPVGFASEFAKNWSLPSHIVLFDSEEKLLKDFLISHSFKEIKRFFHAHFKVDRDLQASVVVYGFTGK encoded by the exons ATGAGGCAAAGGCAGAGTGTTGCTGTTTCATCAGCAGCAGATACAGACAGAACCGAAAACCCAATTCCTTCAAAATCAGACccacaacaaaagaaagcGCAAAGCTTTGATTTTCTAGGCTCATCGAAGAAAGTCTTTGCACTCTGCTTTGCTTTTCGAATAGCGAATGCTCTGTTGGTTCAAACCTATTTCAACCCAGATGAACACTGGCAAGCCCTTGAAGTAGCACACCGCATCACTTTCGG GTTTGGCCATTTGACTTGGGAGTGGGAAAAGGGGATCCGTAGCTATTTGCATCCTTTgctctttgctttgctttacAAACTGCTTGCAGTGTTGGGTCTTGATACCCCATGGTTCATG GTCAGGGCTCCACGGCTGTTTCAGTCCTTTTTTTCTGCAATTGGTGATTTATACTTGTACAAACTCTCTGTCATCCTCTTTGGGCATTGCGTTGCAAAGTGGGCT CTCTTTTCACAATTGACAAATTGGTTTATGTTTTACTGCCTGACTCGTACGTTATCAAATAGTTTGGAGACTGTTCTTACCCTTGTGAGCCTGTACTACTGGCCCTGTTTGAGGCCTTCTTCCAGCAAACTTCCCTTGGAATCAAGGAAGTGGGGTTTGATTATTGCCGCATTAGCTTGTGCTATTCGACCAACAAGTGCTATCATATGGCTGTATGTTGGACTTCTGGAGCTATTTGTGACACGTGATAGACTGAGATTCATTTTTCTGGAGGTTGCTCCTATGGG GGTCCTGGTGCTCGGGCTTACTTTTTTATTGGATCGTTTGATGTACGGCTCATGGGTTTTAGTAcctcttaattttctaaagttcAATTTCCTTTCTGCTGGTGGAGATTATTATGGGACTCACAAGTGGCACTGGTACTTCACTCAGGGATTTACAGTCATGATATTCTCCTTCTTACCATTTTCTGTAGCTGGCATCATGCAGTCCAAACATTGGAAGCTTTCTGGCCTTATTGCATGGGTTTTAGGACTTTACAGTGTGCTAGGCCACAAAGAATTCAG GTTTGTTCTGCCTGTGCTTCCTATAGCTTTGATATTCTCTGGACATTCATTAGCTGCATTAAGAACAACGATTTCTGCAAATGGTAGAGGGAAAGAATCATCAAATATCCATAGAACATGCCCTGCAAAAATGCAGGTGGCCATCTTTTTCTTGCTCGCTACCAATATTCCAATGGCCCTGTATATGAGTTTGGTTCATCAG AGAGGAACTGAGGATGTTACATACTATCTGTCCAAAGAAGTGCTTGATGGAAAAGTGACAAATATACTTTTCCTAATGCCTTGCCACGCCACACCTTACTACGCGACGGTGCACCACAACCTTCCAATGAGATTCCTAGACTGCTCACCAAG agaagagaaaggaaTCCCAGATGAATCGGACCATTTCATGATAGATCCAGTTGGTTTTGCATCAGAGTTTGCAAAAAATTGGTCTTTACCCAGTCACATTGTATTATTTGATTCGGAAGAAAAACTGTTGAAGGATTTTCTAATCTCACATTCTTTCAAAGAG ATAAAAAGGTTTTTCCATGCTCACTTCAAAGTGGACCGTGATCTTCAAGCGTCAGTTGTTGTGTATGGTTTCACGGGCAAGTGA